The region GAACTGGCGGATATTATCGGCGTCAACGCCGATGCGCTGCAGGAAACCGTCACGACCTATAATCGGGACGCGGCAACAGGCGAGGACACGCAGTTCGGCCGGGGCGGAAACGCCTATCATCGCTATGTCGGCGATCCCGCGAACCAGCCGAATCCCTGCATGCGCCCGGTGGAATCACCGCCGTTTTACGCCGTGGCGCTCGTGCCGGCGGATCTCGGCACGGCGGCGGGGCTGCGGACCGGCCCGAATGCAGAGGTGCTCGACGCGGCGGGCCAACCGGTGCCCGGCCTCTATGCCTGCGGCAACGATATGAATTCGATCATGAACGGCAGCTATCCGGGGCCCGGTATCACGCTTGGCCCGGCGCTGGTCTTCGGCTATCTGGCGGCGATGAATCTGGTCCGTGGCGGCAGGCCGCCCGGTTGACGACGGTTACGCCACGGCCAGCAGATAGACGATACCCAGCACCACAAGCAGCATGCCGACCAGTTCACCGCGCGATGATCTTTCCTTGAAGAACAGCATTGAGATGGCGAGGGTAAAAATGAACTCGATCTGCCCCAGCGCCTTGACGTAGGCGGCGTTCTGCATCGTTACGGCCGTGAACCAGCCGATTGAGCCCGCCGTGCTCATGCCGCCGACGAAGGCGCCGACTTTCCATTGTTGCGCCATGATGGGGAACTGTTCGCGCTGTGTGGCAAACAGGTAGACGCCCAGCATGACGCATTGCGTGACGATCAGCGTCACCAGGGTGAGCGCCGCCGGATAGGCATAGGTGTCGAGCCGCAGCGACAGGCTGGCTTCGCGGATAAACAGTACCGCCAGCGCGAAACCAAGTCCGGAACCAAGCCCGACGGCGGCGGGCCGGTTCAGCAGTCGACCGATCAGCCCGCCGCCCTGGTCCAACCCGGTGCGAACGACGGTGATCATAACCACACCGGCGACACTTACGCCGATGGCAAGCCAGCCCTGCAGGCTGATCGTCGCGCCAAACGCCAGCGCGCCGACGACGGCGGTCAGGAAGGCTTCCGTTCGGGCATAGGTCGTGCCGACGGCAAAGTTGCGTAAGGAGAACAGATAGACCAGCAGCATCGTCGCGACGATCTGGCTGACGCTGCCGGCCAGGCAGTAGACGAAAAAAACCGGCGGGAATTCGGGCAGGGGCGCGCCCTCCCACTGCATCACGATTGCCAGATAGACAGCCGCAAATGGCAGCCCGTAAACGAATCGCACGAGGGTGACGCCCAGGGTCGACAGATGTTGCGTCAGGTGCTTCTGGCCACCGGTTCGCAGCGCCTGCGATCCCGCTGCCAGAAACGTCAGGTATACCCAACCCCAGCTTTCAACCATCGAATTCCCCCTAGATCAGATCATGGATTGTTGGAATCGCCTTCGGCGATCCAACAGCCGTGTGAATCTGATCTATCTTATTGAAGATGCTGTAATGGGCAAATTTTACTCATAAAAGGCAACGCCCTGCAAAACCGCATGTCCTGGAGATTGCCAGGGGAATACCGACTTTCCGGTACTCCTATCTCGAATTCACGGGAACTGGCAAAGGATCAAATTTCACCCTACCATGAACGATATTCATATGATGGGGAAAGGCCGACATCGTGCGCACGAATCTGCCGCCGCTGAATGCCCTGCGGACATTCGAGGCGGCGGCCCGGCTCCTGAACTTCAGCCGCGCCGCGGATGAACTGAATGTGACGCCATCCGCGGTCAGCCATCAGATCCGCGATCTGGAGGACAGGGTCGGGGTCGCGCT is a window of Alphaproteobacteria bacterium DNA encoding:
- a CDS encoding DMT family transporter, whose protein sequence is MVESWGWVYLTFLAAGSQALRTGGQKHLTQHLSTLGVTLVRFVYGLPFAAVYLAIVMQWEGAPLPEFPPVFFVYCLAGSVSQIVATMLLVYLFSLRNFAVGTTYARTEAFLTAVVGALAFGATISLQGWLAIGVSVAGVVMITVVRTGLDQGGGLIGRLLNRPAAVGLGSGLGFALAVLFIREASLSLRLDTYAYPAALTLVTLIVTQCVMLGVYLFATQREQFPIMAQQWKVGAFVGGMSTAGSIGWFTAVTMQNAAYVKALGQIEFIFTLAISMLFFKERSSRGELVGMLLVVLGIVYLLAVA